In Leptodactylus fuscus isolate aLepFus1 chromosome 2, aLepFus1.hap2, whole genome shotgun sequence, one genomic interval encodes:
- the LOC142194090 gene encoding uroplakin-3b-like yields MTMSAQLWLLLTLSGVAATYYTYKPRLTTNSVQGRLTATTFILEKPQCLFDVTTSNNVWLIVANKTVQLNSNSLTNSAPRPKFQTSGYYWTLPTPENKYTCNNVADFIRVGDETSCSDKDICNAPLPSPGPYRVMFVVLNGNSLVYNSEWSDLITLRQGKAASLIDTWPGGRSGGMIVLTSILSVLLATFLVCLIGTFIVGRRIKKNPDSVPVPPVQATKNYATHHAPENPNIYSVPKL; encoded by the exons ATGACGATGTCTGCCCAGTTGTGGCTGCTTCTTACATTATCTGGTGTTGCTGCAA CTTATTACACTTACAAACCACGACTGACCACTAACTCTGTTCAAGGAAGGTTGACAGCTACAACATTTATTCTGGAAAAACCCCAGTGCCTCTTCGATGTGACGACATCTAATAATGTATGGTTAATTGTAGCTAACAAGACAG TACAATTAAATTCTAATTCGTTGACAAATAGCGCTCCTCGTCCTAAATTTCAAACCTCCGGTTACTATTGGACCCTTCCAACTCCTGAAAATAAATATACCTGTAATAATGTAGCTGATTTTATTCGAGTTGGTGATGAAACTTCCTGCTCTGATAAAGACATTTGCAATGCACCTTTACCTTCTCCTGGCCCATACCG AGTGATGTTTGTTGTTTTGAATGGTAACAGTCTAGTGTATAACAGTGAATGGTCTGACCTAATCACACTCCGCCAAG GAAAAGCGGCATCGCTAATTGATACATGGCCCGGGGGACGGAGCGGGGGAATGATTGTACTTACCTCCATCCTCTCAGTCCTATTGGCTACCTTTCTGGTTTGTCTAATTGGGACATTTATTGTAGGAAGAAG gataaAGAAAAATCCTGACTCTGTTCCTGTTCCCCCAGTACAAGCTACGAAGAATTATGCAACACACCATGCACCTGAAAATCCTAATATATATAGTGTGCCAAAGCTCTAG